Within the Gloeobacter kilaueensis JS1 genome, the region TGATCGCCCAGAAAGGCGAAGGGCCAGAGATGGCCAATGGTTCTATCCAGCCGGTCCAGCACCCCCAATAGACCGGGCAGCGAGCGCACCCACTTATCGAAGTACGTGGGTGGCACGAATAGCCCGATCGCCCGCTGTCCTTCGAGATGAAACCAGGGAGCAAAGGCTTGCCGTACCTGACGCGCACTGTGATAGCGCACGCTTATACTCTGCCCATCGCCGATTGAAGCCGCTACCAATCCGGGGCGTAGGCGGCGAAAAGCTTGCGCCCACCGCCCACAAACCGCATAAGCGGCCATCTCCCAGAGACAGAGACGACCAAAAAGACAAAAGGCCACGGGCGCTCCCGGCGGCAACTTGCTTGCCAGATGAGCGGCAAAGGCGGCCAGATCGTCCACGCAGTTGAGAGCGGCGAAATTGGAGAAGGCACCGTCGAAATGCTCCTCCAGTTCACCTACCCGCTCGGCAAAGAGTTGACATGTCCGTACCTGAGGGAGACCAGCGCAGCGCTGGGCGGTCAGCGCGAGCATTGAGTTAGAAGGGTCGGTAGCCAGTACCCACAGGCCGCCCCCGGCCAGATACTCGGCATCGATGCCAGTGCCGCAGCCAAATTCGACAAGCGATCCGCCCCGCGCAAAAAGACCGCTAACGTGCTGCCAGACCTGCCCGCGCTGCAGACGACCAACAACGCTGAGGGCGTAGCGGCGGTCATAGTCGGCGGCAAGACTGTCGAAAAAGGCTTCTGCCGGGTAATTCTGTTGTGGTAGCCTCAATCTGCCCGAAAGGTGCTCATCCATGTCATCGCCTCCGATTCTTTGCCTTGGCGAAATGCTCTTAGACTGTCTGGCCGACCAGCCGGACCGGCTCGAAGCTGAGGTTTCCTCCTGGACATCTTATCCGGGAGGGGCACCGGCCAACGCCGCCTGCGCCCTCGCCCGCCT harbors:
- a CDS encoding class I SAM-dependent methyltransferase yields the protein MDEHLSGRLRLPQQNYPAEAFFDSLAADYDRRYALSVVGRLQRGQVWQHVSGLFARGGSLVEFGCGTGIDAEYLAGGGLWVLATDPSNSMLALTAQRCAGLPQVRTCQLFAERVGELEEHFDGAFSNFAALNCVDDLAAFAAHLASKLPPGAPVAFCLFGRLCLWEMAAYAVCGRWAQAFRRLRPGLVAASIGDGQSISVRYHSARQVRQAFAPWFHLEGQRAIGLFVPPTYFDKWVRSLPGLLGVLDRLDRTIGHLWPFAFLGDHILYVLQRR